The Pseudofrankia sp. DC12 region GGTCCTGACCGCTCACCCCGCAGCGGCGAAGACCACCAGGTAGCGGGCCTGCGGGCCGTGGTCCTCGGCGAGAGCGAGGGCCGTGCCGTCCGGGCCGAGGATGCCGTAGGGCCCGGCGAGGCCAGCCGCGGGCAGCCGGCGGCCGTGCGCCACGGCGTCGGCCTGATCCGCGTCCACGCGCCGCACCGGGAAGGCCCCGGCGACCGCGTCGGCCAGTGGAGTCACCGCCGTGCCCGCTCGTTCAGCGAAAGCGGCCAGATCCAGCGCACCCGCGACGTCGAACGGCCCGACGCGGGTGCGGCGGAGGTAGGTCAGATGGCCGCCACAGCCGAGGTCCGCGCCCAGGTCTCGGGCCAGCGCCCGCACGTAGGTCCCGCTCGAACAGGCGACCCGCACGGCCAGGTCGGTGCCGGCCGGGTCGAGGGCGCCGGTGTCACGGTCCCGGCGCTCCCGCAGCTCGAAGGCGCTCACGGTCACCCGGCGGGCGGCCAACGCGACCTCCTCGCCGGAGCGGACCCTGGCGTAGGCGCGCTTCCCGTCGATCTTCACCGCGCTGACGCTGGACGGGACCTGGTCGATCCCGCCGGTGAGCCTGGCCATGGCCGCGGCCAGCTCGGCCGGAGCGGCGTCCACCGGGCGCTCCTCGACGACCTCGCCCTCGGCGTCGTCCGTGACGGTCGTGACCCCGAGCCTGATGACCGCCTCGTACTCCTTTTCCGTCAGCGCGAGGTGGCCGAGCAGCTTGGTTGCCCGGCCGACACCGAGGACCAGGACGCCGGTCGCCATCGGGTCGAGCGTGCCGGCGTGGCCGATCTTGCGGGTGCGCAGGATCCGCCGGGCCTTCGCCACCACGTCGTGCGACGTCCAGCCGGCCGGTTTGTCTAGGATTACCAGCCCGTCCAGGACGGGCGGGGGCGCGGCCGGAGCGGGCGCGACCGGAGCCGGTGACGGCTCGGCCGCGGACGTCGATGACAAGGTCACTCCTGCTCCGTTCATGACCGGCCGCGGTTTTCCTGGGCCGCCGGGCGGCACGGCCGCGTCAGGACCGCCGTGGCGAGGCGGCGAGGTGGGCGACACGGATGGTCTGCAAGCCCATCGGCCCGACGCCGCCGCGGCCAGCGGCCAGGCGGCGGACCTGGTTCAGAATGCTCGCCACGATCTGGCCGACGCGTGCCTCGTACTCGGACGGCCCGCCACCGGCCTGGCCCGCACAGGGCTGGCCGCCGGATGGCTGGTCGGTGGCGGGGCTGACCAGGAAGCCGGCCTTCTCCCGGTGACCGCCGCCGCCGAGGCCCATCGCCACGGCACCGACATCGATCGGCCCGCGCGAGCGTAGCGACACCGTCCAGCCCCGGTCGGGCAGCTCCTTGGCGACGGCGGCGAGGTCGGCCTCCAGCACCCCCCACAGCACGTCGACGACACCCTCGACGTGCTCCAGGCGCAGCCCGTGCCTGGTCAGGTCGGCGTCCGTGATGTAGGTCCACGCCAGCCGGTGCTCCTCGGCCCCGGCGCACTGGGACAGGCCGGCCCGGCCGAGCACCTCGGCGAGCAGGCCGACGTAGCCGAACCGGTGTATCCCCCAGACCGACCAGCCGATCACGGTCGGATCCGCGCCGGCGTCGACCAGCCGGGCCGCCGCCCGGTGCGCCGCCGCCGAGGTGGTGGCCTGCCGGAACGAGCCGGTGTCGGTCGCGAGCCCGGCATACAGCGCGGTCGCGACGTGGGCGGTCAGCTCGAGGCCGAGCCGGTCGAGCAGCTGGAGCACCACGCTCGAGGTGGACGGCGCGTCGGGGTCCACCATCCGGACCTGGCCGAAGTCGGCGCCAGACCGGTGGTGGTCGACGACCAGGGTGCGGGGGGCGCCCGCCATCCGGTCGGCGAGGGTACCGAGCATGTGCGGCGCGGCGGCGTCGAGCGTGACCACCAGGTCGAACCGCGCCGGCAGCTCCGCCGGAGCGACCAGCAGGTCCTGGCCCGGCAGGAAGGCGAGACCGTCCGGCACCTGGAAGGGTTCCGCGTCGAACGACACGACGACCTTCCCGCCGGCGGCGCGCAACGCGAGCCCCAGGGCGAGCGCCGAGCCCAGCGTGTCCGAGTCCGGGTTGACGTGGGCGAACAGCCCGACCGCCCAGCCCTCGTCCAGCGCCGCGCGCAGCAGCGCGACCGCGTCCGGCCAGACCCACGGACGACCGGACGCCGCCTCGGGGCTCATCGCCCGACGCCGCCCACCGGTCGGCCCTCGCTGGCCGGGCCTGGCTCGTCCGCCTCGTCATCGCGCTCGCCGGTACCGAACGCACCGTAGCCAGGCTCGTCGTCGTCCAGGTCGTCGAGGTCGTCGAGGCCGTCGTCGACCTCCCTGGGCTTGCGGTAGGGGTCGGCCTCGCCCGCGGGGCTCGCGCCCTCGCGCGCGGTCTCGAGCGCCGCGTCCCGTGCCCTGGCGACCGCGAGCAGATCGTTGAGGTGCTGGGCGTCGTCGGGCAACCGGTCGTGCACGAAGGTCAGCGTCGGCGTCGACTTCACGCCGGTCGCCCTGCCCACCTGGGAGCGCAGCAGTCCCTTGGCCGACTCCAGGGCGCGGGCCGACGCCTCGCGAGCCTCGTCGTCGCCGTAGACGGTGTAGAAGACAGTCGCCTCCATGAGATCCGGGGTTACCCGGGCGTCCGTGATCGTCACCATCCCCAGCCTGGGGTCCTTGACACCGCGTTCGAGCGCGGCCGCGACCACTTCCCGAACGCGGACCGCCAACCGGCGCGCGCGGGCGGGATCAGCCACCGTTCACACCTCCATGCAAGCCGCTCGGAGACCTAGCCGGCCTCCGTCGGTCATGCCCCTTGTAGGCCGCTCCAGCCACTGGAGGGGTCGGCCTGTTCGTCGATGTCGTCTTCGGCGAGAAAGCGGCGGCGCGCCTCGAGAACCTCGAGCTCCGGCCGCTCGGCGACCAGGCGCTCACAGCCGTCGAGGACGTCGACGCAGAAGCCCCGGTCGGCGGCGACAACCGCGATGCCGAACTTCACCCGCCGGTGCAGCTCGTGATGGTCGACCTCGGCCGCGCTCACCGGAAACCGCTTGCGCAGCTCGGCCACGACCGGCCGCACGAGCGACCGCTTCTCCTTCAGCGAATGAACGTCACCAAGCCGCACGTCCACACTGAGCAG contains the following coding sequences:
- the truB gene encoding tRNA pseudouridine(55) synthase TruB encodes the protein MTLSSTSAAEPSPAPVAPAPAAPPPVLDGLVILDKPAGWTSHDVVAKARRILRTRKIGHAGTLDPMATGVLVLGVGRATKLLGHLALTEKEYEAVIRLGVTTVTDDAEGEVVEERPVDAAPAELAAAMARLTGGIDQVPSSVSAVKIDGKRAYARVRSGEEVALAARRVTVSAFELRERRDRDTGALDPAGTDLAVRVACSSGTYVRALARDLGADLGCGGHLTYLRRTRVGPFDVAGALDLAAFAERAGTAVTPLADAVAGAFPVRRVDADQADAVAHGRRLPAAGLAGPYGILGPDGTALALAEDHGPQARYLVVFAAAG
- a CDS encoding DHH family phosphoesterase, which produces MSPEAASGRPWVWPDAVALLRAALDEGWAVGLFAHVNPDSDTLGSALALGLALRAAGGKVVVSFDAEPFQVPDGLAFLPGQDLLVAPAELPARFDLVVTLDAAAPHMLGTLADRMAGAPRTLVVDHHRSGADFGQVRMVDPDAPSTSSVVLQLLDRLGLELTAHVATALYAGLATDTGSFRQATTSAAAHRAAARLVDAGADPTVIGWSVWGIHRFGYVGLLAEVLGRAGLSQCAGAEEHRLAWTYITDADLTRHGLRLEHVEGVVDVLWGVLEADLAAVAKELPDRGWTVSLRSRGPIDVGAVAMGLGGGGHREKAGFLVSPATDQPSGGQPCAGQAGGGPSEYEARVGQIVASILNQVRRLAAGRGGVGPMGLQTIRVAHLAASPRRS
- the rbfA gene encoding 30S ribosome-binding factor RbfA, whose protein sequence is MADPARARRLAVRVREVVAAALERGVKDPRLGMVTITDARVTPDLMEATVFYTVYGDDEAREASARALESAKGLLRSQVGRATGVKSTPTLTFVHDRLPDDAQHLNDLLAVARARDAALETAREGASPAGEADPYRKPREVDDGLDDLDDLDDDEPGYGAFGTGERDDEADEPGPASEGRPVGGVGR
- a CDS encoding DUF503 domain-containing protein, with amino-acid sequence MWIGLLSVDVRLGDVHSLKEKRSLVRPVVAELRKRFPVSAAEVDHHELHRRVKFGIAVVAADRGFCVDVLDGCERLVAERPELEVLEARRRFLAEDDIDEQADPSSGWSGLQGA